The proteins below come from a single Mesobacillus jeotgali genomic window:
- a CDS encoding HesB/YadR/YfhF family protein has translation MKITINDDAAAWYENEMDLSSGSYLRFFVRYGGFSSIQKGFSLGVSKEEPDHIGVKAEKNGITYYIEEKDIWYFDGHDMIVELHPVGQEPDFKFEKE, from the coding sequence ATGAAAATTACAATTAATGATGATGCAGCAGCATGGTATGAAAATGAAATGGACCTTTCATCCGGAAGCTATTTGCGATTTTTTGTCCGGTACGGCGGTTTCAGTTCAATCCAGAAAGGTTTTTCATTAGGTGTCTCCAAAGAAGAACCGGATCACATTGGCGTAAAAGCAGAAAAAAATGGCATCACCTATTATATTGAAGAAAAAGATATTTGGTATTTTGATGGCCATGATATGATCGTGGAACTCCACCCAGTTGGCCAAGAACCTGACTTCAAATTCGAAAAGGAATAA
- the tlp gene encoding small acid-soluble spore protein Tlp, protein MANHTPKPDDRSDNVEKLQSMIHHTIENMEDAEAAMVNSSPEDQQRIKAKNERRRESIDAFRAEIKDEAHNQQ, encoded by the coding sequence ATGGCAAACCATACACCAAAGCCAGATGATCGAAGCGATAATGTAGAAAAGCTGCAGTCTATGATCCATCATACGATTGAAAACATGGAAGATGCGGAAGCTGCAATGGTCAACTCTAGTCCTGAAGACCAGCAAAGAATCAAGGCAAAGAATGAGCGCCGCAGAGAAAGTATTGATGCCTTCAGGGCAGAAATCAAGGATGAAGCGCATAACCAGCAGTAA
- a CDS encoding acyl-CoA thioesterase, translated as MIISTREIEVRYAETDQMGVVYHANYLVWMELGRTQLIKELGFNYAEMEKDGIISPVLDIQASYKKPLRYGDTATIKTWVEEYDGIRSVYKYEIFNGEGELALTGSSKHVCVKKDSFRPISLKRSYPDWHEAYLQAMKKPEDVKEQV; from the coding sequence ATGATAATTTCTACAAGGGAGATTGAGGTTCGATACGCGGAAACAGACCAGATGGGGGTCGTGTATCACGCTAATTATCTGGTGTGGATGGAGCTGGGCAGAACACAATTGATCAAAGAGCTTGGCTTCAATTATGCAGAGATGGAGAAGGATGGAATCATTTCACCTGTACTTGATATACAGGCTTCCTATAAAAAACCATTGCGATATGGAGATACAGCAACAATTAAGACATGGGTGGAGGAGTATGATGGGATCCGGTCTGTCTATAAATATGAAATCTTCAATGGAGAAGGGGAGCTGGCATTGACCGGCAGTTCAAAACATGTCTGTGTTAAAAAAGATAGCTTCCGGCCGATTTCGCTAAAAAGGAGCTATCCCGACTGGCATGAAGCTTATTTACAGGCCATGAAAAAGCCTGAAGATGTAAAGGAGCAGGTCTGA
- a CDS encoding AAA family ATPase, with translation MERQKKQIPMAEQIKLWEEEINTKGFIQDEASLITAIRKLSKTEDHKQLSQTLTLAAQSRAQRNGYDSLVLEWLRTALENDTANKKAKSLLARNQWKNKANLFDQLVYPRIRETDNRALKKKTAEQYINISQQFLSHAEEELDDLQAQQLDAGSEAGAKFKRLTNLLEKAVEETAALLKATELYEESVTGVFHTAVHYEEMQKRLQTLEGIKLNWGEEFAEESESDKLSEIDPLAELNKMIGLESVKERVNDFYRFLKYQQKRKELGLQTKDDQSLNMVLTGNPGTGKTSLARLLAKIYHQLGVLPREEIIEADRSQLVGAYVGQTEENVRKVVEQALGGVLFIDEAYSLKREGQTGNDYGQTAIDTLVSLMTGKEYGGQFAVILAGYPEEMRQFLDANPGLRSRFPQSNLIHLPDYSNSELLQIAEQAAQDNDYAMTEAAKLELTDRIEKERVDDTFGNARTVRNLVLEAIFKKGSRQSEEHDFSTYTLLEKEDFESTVNTSTEKPLDRLNALVGLDTVKAEVTSLTSFVRMQQLRKEKGLPAVPIQLHSVFTGNPGTGKTTVAKIYAELLKECGMLKRGHLIVSSRADFVAGYVGQTAIKTKKKIREALGGVLFIDEAYSLLGQSSGDFGKEVIDTLVDEMTKHNENLVVILAGYPAEMDMLLESNPGLRSRFKKFFHFPDYSVGDLLLIIRNYAGKYQYRMGTEVEAFLTEQLSETEIKGNGRFATNLVDEAIQSQAYRLIDHNHFEDLDEDVLYLEKQDFERALKKLKG, from the coding sequence ATGGAACGACAAAAAAAACAAATTCCTATGGCTGAACAGATTAAGCTGTGGGAAGAGGAGATAAATACAAAAGGTTTCATTCAGGATGAAGCCAGTTTGATCACCGCAATCAGGAAACTGTCAAAAACGGAAGACCATAAGCAACTGTCTCAAACCCTGACTCTGGCGGCACAATCGAGAGCCCAGCGAAACGGATATGATTCTCTTGTCCTTGAATGGTTAAGGACTGCGCTTGAAAACGATACAGCAAACAAGAAGGCAAAATCCCTGCTTGCGAGAAATCAATGGAAAAATAAAGCGAATCTATTTGACCAGCTTGTTTATCCTCGGATCAGGGAAACTGATAATCGGGCATTAAAAAAGAAAACAGCAGAGCAGTACATAAATATTTCACAGCAATTCCTGTCACATGCTGAAGAAGAGCTGGATGACCTTCAAGCCCAGCAGCTTGATGCAGGCTCTGAAGCTGGGGCTAAATTCAAAAGGCTGACCAATTTGCTGGAGAAGGCTGTAGAAGAGACTGCAGCCCTCCTGAAAGCAACAGAGTTATATGAAGAGTCTGTTACCGGAGTGTTTCACACAGCTGTCCATTATGAAGAAATGCAGAAAAGACTTCAAACCCTGGAAGGAATCAAGCTGAACTGGGGAGAAGAATTTGCTGAGGAATCGGAAAGCGATAAACTATCTGAAATAGACCCTTTGGCCGAACTTAACAAAATGATAGGACTTGAATCGGTCAAGGAGAGAGTGAATGATTTTTACCGGTTCTTGAAATATCAGCAAAAGCGGAAAGAGCTTGGTCTGCAAACGAAAGATGATCAAAGCTTGAATATGGTCCTGACCGGAAATCCAGGAACAGGGAAAACTTCATTAGCACGATTGCTCGCCAAAATATATCACCAGCTGGGAGTACTGCCGCGAGAAGAAATAATTGAGGCGGACCGTTCCCAGCTTGTAGGTGCTTATGTTGGACAAACAGAAGAAAATGTCAGGAAGGTCGTCGAGCAAGCCCTCGGTGGCGTGCTATTTATTGATGAGGCTTACAGTCTTAAGCGGGAAGGTCAGACTGGAAATGATTATGGCCAAACTGCTATTGATACTCTCGTTTCCTTAATGACCGGGAAAGAATATGGCGGTCAATTCGCCGTGATTCTTGCTGGGTACCCAGAGGAGATGAGACAATTTCTTGATGCGAATCCAGGGTTAAGATCCCGGTTCCCGCAATCAAATTTAATTCATCTACCTGATTATTCGAATAGTGAGCTATTACAAATCGCTGAGCAAGCTGCACAGGATAACGATTATGCCATGACAGAAGCAGCAAAGCTTGAACTAACGGATCGAATCGAAAAGGAAAGAGTCGATGATACCTTTGGTAATGCCAGGACGGTACGAAACCTTGTGTTGGAAGCGATTTTTAAAAAGGGATCAAGGCAAAGTGAAGAACATGACTTTTCGACCTATACTTTATTGGAAAAAGAGGATTTTGAATCTACAGTAAATACTTCAACTGAAAAACCGCTCGACAGACTGAATGCACTCGTAGGATTGGACACTGTAAAAGCAGAGGTTACCTCCCTGACCTCATTCGTGAGGATGCAGCAGCTGCGAAAGGAAAAAGGATTGCCTGCTGTGCCGATCCAGCTCCATTCTGTATTCACCGGTAATCCTGGAACAGGAAAAACGACTGTAGCCAAGATTTACGCAGAACTTTTGAAGGAATGCGGCATGTTGAAGAGGGGGCACCTCATCGTCAGCAGCCGGGCGGATTTTGTCGCTGGTTACGTTGGACAGACAGCCATCAAAACAAAGAAAAAAATCCGTGAGGCGCTCGGAGGGGTATTATTTATTGATGAGGCATACTCTCTTCTTGGCCAAAGCTCGGGTGATTTTGGCAAGGAAGTTATTGATACTCTTGTCGATGAAATGACAAAACATAATGAAAATCTCGTCGTGATTCTTGCTGGCTATCCTGCTGAAATGGATATGCTGCTGGAAAGTAATCCTGGCTTAAGGTCACGGTTCAAGAAGTTTTTCCACTTTCCTGACTATAGTGTGGGTGATTTACTGCTCATCATCAGAAACTACGCTGGCAAGTATCAATACAGAATGGGTACCGAAGTTGAAGCGTTTCTGACTGAGCAACTTTCAGAAACAGAAATAAAAGGGAATGGGCGATTCGCCACAAACTTAGTGGATGAAGCGATTCAATCTCAGGCATATCGATTGATTGACCACAATCATTTTGAGGATTTGGATGAGGATGTTTTATACCTGGAAAAACAGGATTTTGAAAGAGCTTTAAAAAAACTTAAAGGATAA
- a CDS encoding acid-soluble spore protein N, producing MSNPKRDSKHYVPSHLGTQPRGFSGNKGKKMNDKSGEHAQVMQTKGE from the coding sequence ATGAGCAATCCTAAAAGGGACAGCAAGCATTATGTTCCAAGCCACCTCGGCACACAGCCGCGTGGTTTCAGTGGCAATAAAGGGAAGAAAATGAATGATAAATCGGGTGAACATGCCCAGGTAATGCAAACCAAAGGTGAATAA